TCGTAGGGAATACTCTTGTCCGGCATCACGGTCAATGCCTTTTCCATTGCTTTTTTCGCTTCGCCTGTTTTACCATCTGCAATCAGCTGACCGGCCAATCTTAGGAAAGCGATACGTGCTGTAAATATTGGAGAACCAAGATATGTGTTGTCGTAATATGTTTTTGGATTGTCAAGATCTCTCCAAAACATTTTCGTCATCAAATTCTTGTACATGATATCTGAATTCACATAACCGTCAGAAGCACCCGGAACTTTCACAGGCAGCAAACGGTAGGCATAACCTTCCAATTGCATGTATTCTTTCAGATTAAGATAGCTCGATCCGCCCAACGTTGAAGAGAAATAAATTGGTCTTTTCCAGTCGTTGGTAGCAATCATATCAAGCATCATCAGATCCGATTTGTACAAATCACCTTTCCCAACAGTCCAGCTGATAGAATCGCTTAGATAAGGCAAAAGATCACTTTTGATAATATTCATTTTCTTCACAGCTTCAACATCCACTGGAAGGAAAAGGATAGATGATGGCAAAATCGAAGTCATATCACCACTCGTAAGCGGCACCTGAATGGCTTTATTTTCCTGTTTTACCAGTCCCATATATTCTTTCAAATTGATACCATTTTTAACACTTGGTATTTCATAAAAAGGAACAATGTCATTCTTGCCAAAAGCATAATTGTTTTTATCCAAGGAAATCGGAAGTGCCTCTGACAAATACGTTTTACGTTTCATCTGGTCAATATACCAGTCGGTACCCAAAAGACTTAGGTTACAAACGCGAACATCCGTTCTGAATCCTTCCACTTCCTGAACGTACCACAGAGGGAACGTATCGTTATCACCACCTGTAAACAAAATCGCATTAGGAGCGCAGGAATTCAGTAGGTTTTTTGCAAAATCAACTGAATGGTAACGGTGATCACGGTTGTGATTATCCCAGCCTTTTGCTCCCATAATAACAGGAACGATCAGACTTATTCCGGTTGCAACACCGGCGCGGGCCAATGAATTTTTGACAATTTTGTTCAATCCATCTGCCAAAGCAATGACGCCAATACCAATCCACATACAGAAAATGTAGAATGAACCGACATAAATATAATCCCGTTCACGCGGCTCGGTAGGAGGTGAGTTCAGGTAAACAACAAGTGCAACACCGGTTAGTAAAAATAGCAATCCAAGAACAAGTAAATCGCGCTGACGGCGGAAATACATGATCACAACACCAAAAAGTCCAAGGATAAACGGCAGCATAAAGAAGTTGTCATGCGCCTTGTTGTTTTCAATAATAGACGGGAATTTTTTAAACGCATCCCATGGTAAAAGATTTCCTGCACCTTCTTCATCACTTTCACGGCCAACGAAATTCCAAAGGAAATAACGCCAGTACATATGCCCGATCTGGTATGAAAACATGAAAGAGAGGTTATGCGCCATTGTAGGTTTTTGTCCCTCGGCCAGTCCTGTCATTTGCTGATAAAGCTGCGGGTGACCTGCTTGCGTGCTATACATACGAGGCAAAAGCATGCTGCTGCCTGGTTCGTATTCGTATTCCGGACGGTAA
The nucleotide sequence above comes from Dyadobacter subterraneus. Encoded proteins:
- a CDS encoding glycosyltransferase family 117 protein, translating into MTRFNRSNNLTGWIVFAIAFLTYALTVERTASFWDCGEFIACAFKLQVPHPPGAPFFLLIGRIFSMFAFGDLTNVAYWVNMVSVLSSAFTILFLFWTITLLARKIIGKTDEELTQGDILLLMGSGVVGALAYTWSDSFWFSAVEAEVYGMSSFFTAIVIWAVFKWERIEDPAAENRWLIFTAYLVGLSIGVHLLNLVTIPALALVYYFKKYPKPGVFGGVIAFVGGLVILAIINSGIIPGLPSIAGKFEIFFVNSLGLPFKSGVIFFIIIFLGSLIWGIIYSQRKAKVLLNTGLLSLAFILVGYACYLMVLVRAEYNPPINENNPNDVLSFVSYLKREQYGSRPLLYGPSFVSRPTSQKRGAPMYRKEAGKYTIYDYRPEYEYEPGSSMLLPRMYSTQAGHPQLYQQMTGLAEGQKPTMAHNLSFMFSYQIGHMYWRYFLWNFVGRESDEEGAGNLLPWDAFKKFPSIIENNKAHDNFFMLPFILGLFGVVIMYFRRQRDLLVLGLLFLLTGVALVVYLNSPPTEPRERDYIYVGSFYIFCMWIGIGVIALADGLNKIVKNSLARAGVATGISLIVPVIMGAKGWDNHNRDHRYHSVDFAKNLLNSCAPNAILFTGGDNDTFPLWYVQEVEGFRTDVRVCNLSLLGTDWYIDQMKRKTYLSEALPISLDKNNYAFGKNDIVPFYEIPSVKNGINLKEYMGLVKQENKAIQVPLTSGDMTSILPSSILFLPVDVEAVKKMNIIKSDLLPYLSDSISWTVGKGDLYKSDLMMLDMIATNDWKRPIYFSSTLGGSSYLNLKEYMQLEGYAYRLLPVKVPGASDGYVNSDIMYKNLMTKMFWRDLDNPKTYYDNTYLGSPIFTARIAFLRLAGQLIADGKTGEAKKAMEKALTVMPDKSIPYDQISSNFIGTLFDLGETKKALEIADVMANRSDENLTWSRENPTTKRRDSQVDLYILQTIVHECKEAKQEAAAKKYEAIFQKHMAAFNMYGNPAQ